tgaTAATACACTTAACAAGTTACAAATGAAAAGTAGTTACAAAACTGCCCAGCATGATTTGAGTTATATGCTATTTACTCAAGTTAATAAGAATTATAATTTAGGTAATGAAATACAgaggaaaaataaaaaggattaTAAAAAAGCAGTTGATCCAAAAGATAAAGTAGTTAATGAAAATAGTTTCCAATTgcataaagaaaaaagtgtAATCAATAATGAATTAGATAATAAGAATTGCAATGAAATATCTAATtatgatgaaaaagaaatattaagtgaaaaaaaaaaaggggaAATAATAGATTATGAACATTGCAATAATATATtcacaaaaaataataacatgATGTATAAAATtgaagatttaaaaaatgaggaTTTAAGTGAAaaggataaaaataatttaatatatgaattcattcaaaaaaataagaatttgCTAACAATTAAGCAAAAACATATTTTGTCagcaataaaaattataccTAGAAGTGTTACTAAGAAACAGATGAGatattataaagaaataagtaaaaagtttaaataaataattatatattaaaaattgagaacttttattacataatcatattttacaaataaatatatattctatattcgtaaaaattttttttttaattaaatttttttttattttgtaatacttttcacaaaaaaaaaaaaaaaaaaaatgaaaatgaaatcattttataataatttgtttacgttattaaatatatatatatatatatatcataatttaataaagtatttttttaacttctgcttaatttttttatataggaTATTgaaatacatttattttacaaattCCATTTTtgtgttattttatttcattatatatatatatatatctatatttattatgaataatttaattttttttataatcttaaaaaaatatattttttaagttgTTAAGATTAACATGTATTTCATTGTATGTGTATGCATATCcctatatttaaattttaatttttgaaatgttatttaatttatatttttaaatgaatatttttcattataaaattttatttactgtttcttttatatttatatagatatatttttttttaatacaagaaaattattatatatttcttattttgaaatatattacatatactttcttaataattaaaataatatactttagtataaaaaataagaaaaaggGTTTCTGTTTGTTGAATATATCTTtgataaaaagtataatatttctttttatttaaacataaatttcattaaattttttttttgaaagtaTACATCTCTGTTCTATAAATGCAATAAAATCGTACTATATAGTTCTTTTgatttaaaagaagaaaaaaaaaggataatacttacatttattaaaaacaaacATACGGGATTctaattatagaaaaaattttattattttcaagttacaattaaaaaataaattgtacATTGAGAAGAATTCAAAGGCATTAATAATACCCAGACAATCCCtattacatattttataaagTATAATTTTGATTTATAGTTATCTTTATATTTAGATATTACtggaaatattttaaaataaaaaaaaaaaaaatattaaaattgtttTCAATAGTTTTAGTTGTAAAATGTTAATTGCATAAAAAAGGTTAATTTagatattttcattattctttttttattaaaactaatattaatatatttatatatatatatgaaagaatgtactttttttttatttttggtataattattttgtgtaaaaatacatacatatatgaaataaatatatttactgtctattaaaatttaaattatctctctataaaataaaatattcattgCCTTTTAAACATAATTActattcattaaaatatctattaaaaaaaaaaatattataaaatgtaCTTCGAACTTATATACTTCATTTTAGAACGTttcttttctatatatataattttttttttaggtcAATTGAATATTGTGATTTggaaaaatatacataacacatatatatatattttttaattttcttctaatatatttaagCGCAAAGAAAATTCTTAATACGTTGAATACGCTAATgtaaaaatctttttttgtatgagtgtaaagaaaatatattaaagaaaatatataaaaaaatattatatatatgtaaggGTGATTatgcataaatttttttactatcCATTAtctatgtaaaaatatttattacttttattcacataattttaaattaattttatatattactgttaatttcttaaatttaaaaaattttttttttaaataataaaaaattgtgtgtatatatatatataaacatatatattatattatatttcatttactATTTATTTTGAATACAGAAGTTAAAAAATGCCATATTACTATatgcttaattttttttattccagtatttaattatatatagatttttatatgtatgcatataaatatatatacttctgactttttagtatttttttgtatttattaatataaataaatatatatgtattttttactatatatatatatatatatatatatatcttttttttttttttttgatgttttttaaatatatacacaattattatttaaattttaatttatgaaaGAGCTCTTCCACCTCTATATCCACCCCTGCCACTTCTATATCCTCCTCTGTTTCCTCCTCTATATCCACCTTCTCTTCCTCCTCTATACCCACCTCTATATCCACCTCTTCCTCCTCCCATTCCACCACCTGATCTATATCCACCTCTACCAAAGCTACCTCCATATCCTCCGCCTCTACCACCTCTGAAACTATTTCTGCCTTCATACATTCTATCTGAAAATCCTCTATATCCACCTCTTCTTAAAAATCCACCTCTTCCTCCTCTAAAACCTCTGTAAAATCTTGGTCTAAATCCTCTACCTCTAAATCCTCTAGAATTGACAATTTCTTCTGGTGTCATTTCTTTAACATATTTTTCATCTAATGGTGGTTGATATCCTGCATCCTTGGTATCTAGTTGATCttttgataataaaatttcaatAAAAGAAACAGTTTTTTCTTGAACAACATGCTCATTATTATCTTGTCCACTAACATATTGGTCTGTTATAATAGTACTACCACATTTAGTAATTTGATGTAATCCCTTAAATCTTCTTTTAACAATTTCTGCTAATGTTACAGCTTTTGCTATTGCATTACCAGTggcttttatttttatgctttttttttcctcttCACCAAGAAGTTTAGCAGCATAATTTACATAATTGGTCATTCTCCCAGTTGATGTAATTCTCATTTCATCTTCATCTATTGGCTCTCTAtctttcttcatttttattaaaaattatttaaaagtaaaattatttatttttttttttttaattttgtggTAACAAAAATGTTTCCCTCAGTTATTGTGTCAAACAATTTcgttttttactttatttacaatatacagtataaatatatatatatatatatatatctttttttttttttttttaattaaaacaaCTAAAGCTATCtgaataaaa
The sequence above is drawn from the Plasmodium relictum strain SGS1 genome assembly, chromosome: 14 genome and encodes:
- the ALBA1 gene encoding DNA/RNA-binding protein Alba 1, putative, which codes for MKKDREPIDEDEMRITSTGRMTNYVNYAAKLLGEEEKKSIKIKATGNAIAKAVTLAEIVKRRFKGLHQITKCGSTIITDQYVSGQDNNEHVVQEKTVSFIEILLSKDQLDTKDAGYQPPLDEKYVKEMTPEEIVNSRGFRGRGFRPRFYRGFRGGRGGFLRRGGYRGFSDRMYEGRNSFRGGRGGGYGGSFGRGGYRSGGGMGGGRGGYRGGYRGGREGGYRGGNRGGYRSGRGGYRGGRALS